TCAGGTCGAACCCGGCGACGATGTCATCGTGAACGGCGAGCCGGTGCACATCGTCAAAGAGAATGTGTATATTGCATTAAACAAACCCGTTGGAATCACGAGTACAACCGAACGAAAAGTCAAAGGGAACATCATTGACCTCGTCAATCATCCCCTCCGCATCTTCCATATCGGACGGCTCGACAAAGACTCCGAAGGACTGATCCTCCTGACCAATGACGGGGATATTGTCAATGAGATCCTCCGTGCGGAAAATAAACATGAAAAAGAATACATCGTCACCGTAAACAAACCGATCACCCCCGAGTTTCTCAAGCAGATGTCAGAAGGTGTGGATATACTCGACACAACGACACTGCCCTGCAAGGTAAAAAAACTCTCAAAATACGAATTCAACATTACGTTAACCCAGGGGTTGAACCGCCAGATCCGAAGGATGTGTGACGCACTCGGGTATGACGTTCAGCGGCTTCTGAGAACCCGGATTATGAATATCCATCTCGGGAAGCTCCCACCCGGCCAATGGCGGGACCTGTCAAAAAAAGAACGGACACAGTTATTTACAGATTTGAACTATGAACCGAGGAAGCAATGAGGATAGAGAACGAACAAAAATAAAGCGTCCTGCTCTTTTGAGCTGGACGCTTCCTTTCGTTGACCGCTATTATTTGTGGTACGGTTCCCCTTTCTGTATTTTAAACGCCCTGTAGATCTGCTCGAGGAGAATCAGCTTCATCAGCTGGTGCGGAAAGGTCATTTTTGAAAAAGAGATCTTCTCGTCTGCCCGCTTCAATACGTCCTGACTGAGGCCGTTCGACCCGCCGATCACGAAAGCGATCTGACTTTTCCCGTGCAGCACCAGGTGATCAAGCTCCGCTGCAAACGCCTCGGAGGTGCGCTGCTTTCCCTGTATATCCAGAACGAATACCGTCTGATCCGTCTTGATCTTCTGGAGGATTTTATTTCCCTCTTTTTCTTTG
This genomic window from [Bacillus] selenitireducens MLS10 contains:
- the rlmH gene encoding 23S rRNA (pseudouridine(1915)-N(3))-methyltransferase RlmH, which codes for MQITVISVGKIKDKYLKLGIAEFEKRLGRYCKLQQIEINDEQAPDHLSEKDIELIKEKEGNKILQKIKTDQTVFVLDIQGKQRTSEAFAAELDHLVLHGKSQIAFVIGGSNGLSQDVLKRADEKISFSKMTFPHQLMKLILLEQIYRAFKIQKGEPYHK
- the rluF gene encoding 23S rRNA pseudouridine(2604) synthase RluF, whose translation is MNVRINKYVSETGKTSRRGADKLIQEGKVTINGKPAQLGDQVEPGDDVIVNGEPVHIVKENVYIALNKPVGITSTTERKVKGNIIDLVNHPLRIFHIGRLDKDSEGLILLTNDGDIVNEILRAENKHEKEYIVTVNKPITPEFLKQMSEGVDILDTTTLPCKVKKLSKYEFNITLTQGLNRQIRRMCDALGYDVQRLLRTRIMNIHLGKLPPGQWRDLSKKERTQLFTDLNYEPRKQ